In a genomic window of Plutella xylostella chromosome 16, ilPluXylo3.1, whole genome shotgun sequence:
- the LOC105393209 gene encoding potassium channel subfamily K member 15, with protein sequence MARRRRGLGARLRRGGRELLAFLFSNVGVVVLVVGYTTAGASIFQAIEGASEMERANNMTRERDSTADYLWQNITLALNLFNETELRLRISSELAEYQRKVVLAVRRGWDGARDGGGGGGRGSRQWSFSSAFLYSLTVITTIGYGNLSPRTAGGKLATVLYALLGMPLFLLYLATIGELLARWFKCVYALACRCRGCPGLARRRAVRTRPQFQETSEAESIERPREWRSSSEMEPPAHLQYHYYQRRPNPKFDRSFSTPNPPRPYRPYSPGHQPRDLDPYYQDYRDYPRQGRGGGYREDSASSDFTYVTFDAQTITVPISVCVGVMVGYIIFGSMIFGLWEQWDQLDGAYFCFISLSSIGFGDFVPGERVVTTRIEPSFIVCAVYLMLGMALVAMCFNLMQEQVIHYFAAMKRALKRICRCKR encoded by the exons GTGCCTCCATATTCCAAGCAATAGAAGGTGCGAGTGAGATGGAGCGAGCCAACAACATGACGCGCGAGCGAGACAGCACGGCCGACTACCTGTGGCAGAACATCACGCTCGCGCTCAACTTGTTCAACGAAACCGAACTCAGGTTACG GATCAGCAGCGAGCTGGCGGAGTACCAGCGCAAGGTGGTGCTGGCCGTGCGGCGCGGCTGGGACGGCGCCCGGgacgggggcgggggcgggggccggGGGTCGCGGCAGTGGAGCTTCTCCTCCGCCTTCCTGTACTCGCTCACCGTCATCACTACCATCG GCTACGGCAACCTGTCCCCGCGCACGGCGGGCGGCAAGCTGGCCACGGTGCTGTATGCGCTGCTGGGCATGCCGCTGTTCCTGCTCTACCTCGCCACCATTG GCGAGCTGCTGGCGCGGTGGTTCAAGTGCGTGTACGCGCTGGCGTGCCGCTGCCGCGGCTGCCCCGGGCtcgcgcggcgccgcgccgtGCGGACGCGCCCACAG ttTCAGGAAACAAGTGAAGCGGAGAGTATAGAGCGGCCGCGCGAGTGGCGCAGTTCCTCAGAGATGGAGCCACCGGCGCACCTGCAGTATCACTATTATCAAAG GAGGCCGAACCCAAAATTCGACAGAAGCTTTTCGACGCCCAACCCTCCCAGACCCTATAGGCCCTACTCCCCTGGTCACCAGCCACGGGACCTTGATCCTTACTACCAGGACTACAGAGACTACCCGCGGCAGGGGAGGGGCGGGGGGTACCGGGAGGACAGTGCCTCCAGTGACTTCACGTATGTGACGTTCGACGCTCAGACCATCACGGTGCCCATCAGCGTGTGTGTTGGCGTCATGGTCGG ATATATAATATTCGGGTCGATGATCTTCGGTCTGTGGGAGCAGTGGGACCAGCTGGACGGCGCCTACTTCTGCTTCATCTCACTCAGCAG TATCGGGTTCGGCGACTTCGTCCCGGGCGAGCGCGTGGTGACGACGCGCATCGAGCCGTCCTTCATCGTGTGCGCCGTGTACCTCATGCTGGGCATGGCGCTCGTGGCCATGTGCTTCAACCTCATGCAG GAGCAAGTAATCCATTACTTCGCCGCCATGAAGCGAGCTCTGAAGAGAATATGTCGGTGTAAAAGATGA